Below is a genomic region from Salvelinus fontinalis isolate EN_2023a chromosome 2, ASM2944872v1, whole genome shotgun sequence.
TCCTTACAAATGACACAGTGCAATCTAATCTACAATCAGTCATCCACAAACATGGATCATAATCCTAAAAAAAATTCATTCTTGAAAATGGGGCAATCCAGTGAAAGAAAATAAATACTGTATTGGAAACTGAGGCTTTATCACCACCTAGTGAGTATCTATGAAGTCTATGGTAGGACACACAGAcataatacacacagacagagacagacaatacTGAACTTAGGGCAAACCTAGTCTCGGCTCCCAGGCTTCTCTCATGAAGGTGAAGAGAAAGCCTGTGACAGTGTCGAGGGCAAATCACACTGTGTGTTTGTTCAGTAATTGGGACACAAACACCACTATGCAAGCACTCCATGGGAGGTCTTTcttaacacactacacactatgcATGACCTGATGCATCTATTAGGCCTACAAACCTTAGGACTCACTCTACACCACAAAGCATGCACAGAACAGCATAGTAGCCTAACAATAGACCCTCTGTATCACTGGGGCCCTCTTGTTGCTGGCAGACaaacagggatgggcaaaaatgacaaaataccgtAAAGATCAATGCATtaaaataaactacaaaatactattattttgaaatgtatttaaaatacacgtattttgtattttaaaatacagaaatacatttgcaagtagCCGGCCCGAACAGTAACACCATTCTCAGTAACGGTTCCTTGCTATGACAGTGATATATGTTGTTTATCTACCACTGTCTATAAGTCACTCCGGACACTGGGTATTATTATTGGCCTTGTTTCAGGGTCATGTCTAGATGGGATACagtttaacctaattctcctaacctgctgcgtaaattcTCCTAAACCTGAAAAGTCAATTTTGATAAAAActgtatcccttctagacaaaacCTTGTTTCAGGACAGAGCTCATTAGAATTATACTCAGCATGCTTTGCAATTGTCAATTTTTACATACACATTTATatttagttaatttagcagacgctcttatctacAAACCATAGTGTCATCAAATTTCTGATACCAATGCAGGGTGAAAGGGGGCCACAAAATGGTGAACCACTATAAAAATGGTATAGAAAAGTAATTggtattttgaaaatacaaattacaGCTCTCGAAAAtatcttgttacaaaatacattggaGTGTAGTTCAGCCCAGTGTAATATAAATGACAAAATTCTCAGAAGTAATTGAAATACatatttcaaatacatgcagcAGAAAAACTGCCCATCTCTGGAGACAAGGCCTGTACTGTACACTTTTCTGACAGGTGGAGATTAATGCACTTGGCATGCAGATCCAATCATCAAATATCCGCGCTAAAAATGAATGCGTTTAATCGACGGCCACTTGGGGCTTTAGGGAGCGCTGCTGAGTGACATGCAGTGGTCGAGCGTGGGCTTGTGACGGCCCTGGAATTTGCGATGGCCGTGGGGGGAAGAGATCTATATCGGAGGAAATCAAGGGCTGTCTGGATAGACGCCTTCTTGGCAGATGAACAAACCCCATTTCTCTTTTACCCAGAGGAGTTGACTGGAGATGGCCATTGTGGATGAGGTCACCGTCACCACCATGCGAATATGTGCGTGATGGATTGAGCCCCTGGTTTATTTGCATTGAATAATAATAGTGCACTTATGTTAAATTATTACTCGGCCAGGCGCCACTGATCTGAATACCATATTTAATACTGACCTATATCACGTTTTCCCATGCGCTTCTGACTCCAAATGGAAATGTAGGACAAACTCAAATGTCAGGTGACCTGACGCAGGCACATAGTAAATTAAAAATAATAGGCCTACGATTATTGTGAATACTCAAAATGATTAAACAACTCCCCTAAAAAACAACTTCTCACTTAGAAAACAGCCTATATGTGGCattgatatgagtcagaaacatgtattctactgtcaaaattgactacaatgtGTAAATAGGATCATAAAGTCAGTGTAGGATTATTTTATGATAAATATACAGGACATAGCACAGCTCAGGCTGTAAGCAAGGTGCCAGGGTTCTGGTTGTAGAAGCACAGTTTCGACTGCTCCTACAGTCTTTTTTCGGTATTGCAGTTTAACTGACACCCGGCCCAGAAAGAGAATTTCCATAGACGACACATAGAGAAGTTCCTAATAAGACACTTTAGTCATCACATTTGTGCACTAAACATCCACAGAATTATTTAAATTGTCACTTTTCTCCATTAGTTGCAGCCAAAGATGTTAACATTTTATATTCATCCAATGTCTGCAATGTTTTTGGATGACGTGAAGACATCGTCACTGCTAGTGCTGTTCCCTGTGCTCACTATGTGCTAGTGCGCATGGGAAGTTGGACCATGTAAACCGGATGCAACCTGTATATAGACGGTCCATGAATCGGGGTATGGGAATGTGCGTACGTCAAGTTGAAAACAACGGTCGGACATCTTGGGATGCAGTCTCCCAGTTCTTTATACCTCAGCAGCTGTAACAATGGTCACTTGATGATTAAATCTACAAAATAGTAATCAGTCTCCATCCTATTTGTATCCACATAGAGAGTCATCCATCCACCATTGAAAGAACCTTCTAACTATATCAATCTCGTCCAAAACTGAGTTTTGTGAGACTTGTGTTCCTGACTGCACACAATGTACATGAAGGTTGGGTTTTTTCAAACCTACCCACAtgccacagctggcagcacacaagtaatcatcaattcggAGTGCAACTGCATGTGACCCAATCGTCATGCCCGTGGTAAATTTGGGTTGACTTTGGATATCCcaatggggctagttagggaccatcggtaaattacacaatgtacatgaGACAATATGTTCAAAAAATTCCAATAGCTCCAAATTTCAATGACTTAAAAACCTCAAACCAACTTTAAATTGTAGAAattcatatacaaatattgaaagcatttaatgaaAAGACTAAAAGGTGTGCAACATGAAAACATTGTCTCATTTACATTGTGTCATTTATTGACGTCCCGAACAAGCCCCGGAGATAGGCTATCCAAAGGGAAACCAATTTTGCCGCAGGTCGCACACCAGCTGGCTGAAGTTAATTGgtgaaataatttgtctaactcttcccacctgcgaacacacacaagcgacacccacatcaaaccacaccccaaaACCAACTCAAGTTTGAATTGATTCATGGCATCTAACAAGtctactaggcaagtcagttaagaacaaattcttattttacaatgacggcctaccccggctaaaccctcccctaacacagacgatgctgggccaattgtgcgccgccctatgggactcccgattacggcaagttgtgatacagcccgggatcaaaccagggtctgtagtgatgcctctagcactgagctgCAGTGCGCCACTCCGGAGCCATGCAGAAATTCtccaataaaaataaacattctacCACACCATGTTATTATTTGGACGGAGTTCGGACATATAatgtttgtatgtgaaaactatttctaagatgcatACTTTCAATTTTTCTGAACTAACCGTAACCCTTTTCCTAaacttaacctaattctcctaacttTTGGCATAAGTTCTCAGAAGTCAAATGTCAAGGTTTCAGCACTGGCCTCTGCTATCTATTCCAGCAAGAGAATGCCTATATATTAACATTTGTGCTATAACTTAGTTCCTCTGGCTAGAGGTCTGGACTTAAATGGCACAGTTTTTAGGATGGATTTGAAACAATTTTTCAGCCTACCCTACCATAGCACTAGACTTCAGCTTTCCAAAACAAAGAGCATCCACATGACACTCACTACGAACCCTATAACTATCCAACCAGGGGTTTACAGGCTTTAAATGACTGGCTATGTAGTCATTTCAGCCAATGCATTTCTGGTAATAGTGGGTGTCAGTTGGCCAGTATAGCCAACGAGAGACTAATTATACTCTAAATGTCTCTATTCTTCCTTTTATCCAAGATCCTTTTGTGTTCTCCACTGGCTGTTCTCAACATTATTGTTTTAGGTGGAGTGTTAGTGGTCCACTGTGTATTCTAGAAGAATGTGTGGTCAGTGCGGGTTTGAGTGTGACCAGATACTGACCAGAGGGCCCactggctagggctcctgtgctgcACACATTGATAATGACAGTGCTTCCATCTCCTGGATAAAGTAACTAACTGCTATAGGGATCTTTATTGTTCCAGATCATTTTCCTCAGGTTTTGGAGTTTTTTTCAGATTATGTGATAGTTTGGCTGACAATGAGGACAAAATCAAAGCTCCAGTCTCTATCAGTGGgtcatatttattttatttgtttgtttggatccccattagcttttgcagaagcagcggctactcttcctagggtccacaaaaaataaaaataacatgacaagtaacaaaacactgatagactgatagacaaggacagtcacacacattttaaatacaACCATATACACACCATACAACAAAAAACgaatacaaacaatacaacaacaacaaaacgtgtgtgttagagtgtgtctgtgtgtgtgtgtgtgtgtgtgtgtgtgtgtgtgtgtgtgtgtgtgtgcgcgcgcgtgcgtgtgtctgtcccCTCACAGTCCCTGCCGTTCCATGAGATGTTGTTTAATTTGTTTTTTAAAGGTCATTTTGTTGTTTGCTTGAGTAATTGGAGTTGGAAGGGAGTTCTatgtgatcatggctctgtatagtaCTGTTTGTTGCCGTGAATTCattttggacttggggactgtgaagagaccctgGTGTTATGTCTTGTGGGGTACATATGGctgtctgagctgaatgttatttgattatgcagacaatCAGGACTTTTCATCACAATAATATTTCTCATAAAAACTAGAAGAGAATCAGTTAATCTCTTGtcaaccctcaaccaggaaaCACTGAactgcatgttgttgatgttagttctgtatgtgcagttaagggcaaggcCTGCTGTTCTGTTGGGAGCCAGCTACAGCTTGACCATATTACCGGACAGTAAACAAGATAAGACAAGACCAGAGCCTGAACAACTAGTAGAGTTGGTTTAGGTGTCAAAAACACAGAACATCTGTTAAGAACAGACATacccctccccatcttcacaacagCTTTGTCAATATGATTTGATCGTGATAAGTGACCATCCAATGTTATACTTAGAAGTTTagcttcctcaacttgctcaacgcTCCACAACTCCAGGTGAGGTTTAGGTCTTAGAGAATGTTTTGAACCAAATAGGGAGTGAAAGGGCTCGGGTGATGGGTTGATGGCCACAGACAGACCTCGTGAGAACACCTGGCCTAGCAAAACTTCATCCTGGGCTGGGAAATGAGATCATGTTTACATTCTAGGGACCTTGTGATAGggatgacagtgaaaacatgacTTTGAGCATCAACAAACAACACAAACTGTATCTCTTCCCATACCATCTCATCTCACACCCCTCATCAAGCCCTACAGAGCTGCTCCGTGTATCTCCTCGTCTCCTTCCCTCAGACCTCATCTCTCTGTTAGCTACCAGACCCAGAAGACGTGTAGACCAGCAGCCCAATGGAGCAGACAGTGGTGCTGATCACAGGATGCTCCTCGGGGATAGGCCTCAGTCTGGCCGTCCGGCTGGCCTCGGATCCAGCGAAAATGTACAAAGGTAAGCAGTTACTGACTTGCAAGGGCATCACTGTACAGAAAGCGTTTATTTTATTCAGTGCCGTAAGATCATGCAATAAACAGTGTGGGTACAATACGTGATATGTTTGTTGCATAAGTGCTTTGAGCAGTAAGCTGTCTGAGTTTTATGCCAGTTTACTACATGGCATCCACATATTAGAAACAGGTTTTGGTTGGTTTATCTGCGTCACAATTTAATTACAGAAAATTCTAGTTTTGGAAACTATGGTGACAATATAATGTCAATGTCAAGCCCTGTATTTCATCTGTTTTGTTTCGTACATGTTTAATGGTAAATCTTTGATGTCGAAGTCTCTGATGTCCTTGACCACTGATATCAACTCTGTTTAGTCTATGCCACCATGAGGAATCTTGCCAAAAAGGAGCGTCTGCTGGACTGTGTGAAGGGCCTGCACAAGGACACCCTGGACATCCTCCAGATGGACATCACTGACCAGCGGTCCATTCTGGATgccagggacagggtcagggagaagagggtgAACATTCTGGGTATGACCAGAGTCATGACTTACAGTAACAGTGttatatcgtgtgtgtgtgtggttgtgtgtgcaaAACAGAAAAACAGATGTGCTTCATATTTTTACATCAACGACAATTTCTTTACATGTGTACAGCATACAGTATGTCATGTACTCTGGCTTTCTGATTATCTGTGGTATTCATGTTGGCAGTGTGTAATGCTGGTGTGGGGTTGATGGGGCCGCTGGAAGCCCAGTCCCTGGCCACCATGAGGCAGATCTTGGAGGTCAACCTCCTGGgcaccatcagcaccatccaGGCCTTCCTACCAGGGATGAAGGCCCAGGGCCATGGACGTATCCTGGTCACTGGCAGCATCGGTGGGctacagggtgagagagagagagcagggctgggGTGACAGGGGGGGGGGAGTGTAATGAAATTGCCTTTAGACACTGCTCTGAGGTCAGATTTGGGGTTTTGTTTAGTATTTATTGCCATGATAATCACATATCTCTGTGTGTTATTGCATTGTAGGACTCCCCTTTAATGAGGTGTACTGTGCCAGTAAGTTTGCAGTAGAGGGCGCCTGTGAGAGTCTGGCCATTCTCCTGCAGCACTTCAACATCCAGTGAGTCCAGACAGAGGTCATCAGCTCATGTATCCCTTTGTTAGTGTTTCATTTTGGATGTGCACTGTGTTGGTACTGATTGACTCCATCCACCATCATGCAGTGTGAGTCTTATTGAGTGCGGCCCTGTCAACACGGATTTCCTGGACAACCTGCAGAGGGCAGAGCCAGGGGACACTTCGCTGCAGCAGGTCGACGCCCACACACGCAGCCTCTATGACACGTACCTGCAACACTGTGGGATTCTGTTCCAGAACGCAGCTCAGGACACAGAGGATATTGTGAAGGTACAGGTTCTGCTTACTTGACATCTATTAGTTATTTAGCTGATCTTCTAAGGTGCTCCTCCCTGTCTCCAGAGCATAGTGCATGTACATACGTATGTATGTGATACTAGATATTTATAGATTTTTTATGGAAGTGTAAGTAGTACTGATGAGTAGATTTAATAGCTGGACCCCTCTCAATA
It encodes:
- the LOC129829758 gene encoding estradiol 17-beta-dehydrogenase 1-like; protein product: MEQTVVLITGCSSGIGLSLAVRLASDPAKMYKVYATMRNLAKKERLLDCVKGLHKDTLDILQMDITDQRSILDARDRVREKRVNILVCNAGVGLMGPLEAQSLATMRQILEVNLLGTISTIQAFLPGMKAQGHGRILVTGSIGGLQGLPFNEVYCASKFAVEGACESLAILLQHFNIHVSLIECGPVNTDFLDNLQRAEPGDTSLQQVDAHTRSLYDTYLQHCGILFQNAAQDTEDIVKVFLDAIQSSNPAFRYYTNNALIPLSSPKISALDGSQYIRNMSKIIFSTNGKGEQK